Within the Leptospira ryugenii genome, the region CTGTATCCCGACCGCTGCTAGTAGCCAGTGTACTGGTTCCGTGGGTTATCAGTGTTCCAGTTCCCCAAGAATCAACTTCATATAAGTAAACAACAGAGTGAGGACGACTGACTGCAGAATTAATTCTAGCTTTATAGGTTATCTTTCCTCTTACTTTTAAGATACTCGGTAAGGAGTCTGATAAATACACCATGGCATTGCTTCGGTCAATTAAGTTTACATTTGTTTTGACTGGAACAGAGACTGCACCATCTAAAATCTCAGATACCAAGGGCACCCCTGTAGTGGCCGCTGTCGCTCCCGCAATGATCGTATTTGATGTGTTACTTGTATTGTTAGAGGTACTGATTGAACCAGGTGTTAAGTTAAACATACCCATAGGTCTAAGATGGTAAATGCGACTCACTTGGTTTTGGATTGGCCAATTGCTATAAAAAACACGTTCACTAACATGTCTTTTTTGGATACTGACTCTTGGTTTTGACATGATCCCATTGGGAATTCCTTTTAACCAATAATCAAACCAATCATATGCATTTGTCCAAACATAGTTTTGTAAGCCTAGTACTCCTCCAATCTCTGCCGTCGCATGGATACCATTGTTGAGGTCTAATTTTTTCGGAACTGTTAACCTTTGAAAATAATCCAAAATTTGATTTGGCTGGAAAAGATTGTCTTGGGAGTTACTAGATATATATACTGGTTTACCTGTTGCGTTCAATGCTGAAACAAAGCTGCTAGGTGAACGATCTCCTGCCCAATTGAGAACGGATTGTACATCTCGGTTATCCAAAAGTTTTTGAAAATTTTCTGCAATAATGGGATCCATTCTTCCTGTGAGATATCCAGAAGCTATCAAAAGCAATCCCCAAACAAGTCTTGGGGTCTGGTTGCCATACAACGAGTCTGGCAAACTTCCCCATCCACTCATAGCTACTGCAGTTTTAATTCTTGGTTCTTTGGTGGCACCGAGAAGGGAGATACCTGCGCCATAGGAGATACCAGCAATCCCAATGTTTTCATTCACTGGGGAAACTCTTTGCAGATAATCAATCGCACTGGAAAGATCTTCCATATCCTTGGGACCCGCTACATTGATCTTTCCTTCAGAAGTACCAAATCCTCTTGTGTTATAGCTAAGTACTACATATCCTTTTTTCGCTAATTTTGCCGCCGGCACAATGTATTCATATTCGTTTAAGGCCCAGCTATTGACAAAGATGATCGCTGGATACGGTCCTACACCCGATTTTGGTTGAAAGATATTTCCTGTTATCTTCGTGCCATCATAGGATGTGAAGGAAACTTGGTCATTAAAGGTAAAGCTCCCGTCGTTTTCAGCTGCAAAGGCAGCATCGATTTGACTTCTTTGCGAAGCATTTGAGAGTGCTAACTGTTCGGCACTGGACGAGGTTCCTGTTTCTTGGACAGAACCAAGTAAGCCCAATATGGGAACTGAAGAAGGGTTTTTGTTTTCGCTTGGTCCGCAGGCAAGTGTTAGGGAAATCGCCAGGCAGCTCAAAGCAATTTTTGTTTGGTAGTTTTTCATAAATTGTCTCCGCTTTGCCTCCTATTTATCATAAATATGGCTTGCATGCGTCTAAAATGAGAATTTTAGTCGTTTTTTTGAGTCCAAAATGATCATTTTTTCCCTTTTTTCCGTACAAAAAGTCCGTAAAGGCTTTCGCACTGTAAGCCATTTTGTTGGGTAAGGCAATGCTTGAATTCTTAGGATCTTGGTTGTTGTTCGGTGCTTGGTTTCACCTGCTCCTTGCCTTACACCTGTATACAAAACATGGTAAATCTAAGGGATTTCCCTTTGCCTCTATTTCTGCCATTGCAGCGTCTATTCTGATCGTTTATGCATACTTGGTCTTTAAAAAATTATCTCTGGGAAATGCATTTCTAAATCATGGCTATCTCTTTGCAATCTTCCTGATCCCAGCTAGCATGCAATATACGATCGAACAATTCCTATCGAATGAGTTTGTGGATTTCAAGAAATGGTATCGATTCTTACCCTTCTTTCTCTCACTGATTGTCTTCCTTGGGTTGCAAACAATCGATCCAAATATTGGATCAAGTCCACTGCACACAAATTTCAATAATGGTTTTCTTTCTTTACCAGAGTACTTTGCTACACTTGGCTGTCTCTATTGGATTTTTACATTTCTAAAGATGATCCATTCCTACAGAAAGATCCTCTTTCATAATCCCAATCCAGCAGCCGCAATGGGTGTACGGATATTGAGTATGATCATCAACGGAAATATTGTGTTTGCTGTTTTGATCTTGGTAAGCATCCTCTTTCGCTGGACAGAAGGCTTGTATTCCGCGGCTTTCCTTGCAACTTTAATGGCAGTGATTGCCTTTTTACGTTCACAAGCACAACCCAACTTATTTAGTGAAATACTACCAGGCCTGCGGCAATCCTACCAAACATCCAGGATTTTGAACTTAGACCTAGACGAGCTACATACAAAGATCCAGAGACTTATGGTGGAAGAAAAAGTCTACCAGGAAGAAAATTTAAACCTAGCTAATTTTGCTGAGCGGCTAAGGATAAAAGATTACCAATTGAGTGAATACATCAATGCCTATTTGGGAATGAACTTTAATCGATTTTTAAATGAGTACCGAATTGAAGAAGTTTGTAAAAAAATAGAGGAGCAACCAAAGGTAAATTTGTTACATCTGGCTTACCAAGTTGGTTTCAATTCGAAAGCAAATTTTAATATTGCATTTAAGTCAGTTAAGAAAATGACTCCAAGTGAATATGCAAAGGGAATAAAAAAGCCACTTACATCTGTTAAAGTGGCTAAGAGAAAGTGATTATTTTTTTAGGGAATGAACCAATAGTTTCGCAGCAGATGCCCCTGAATTTTGCTGTTGTCCAGTAATCAAATTTCCGTCTTTGATCGCATAAGAAGAAAAAGGAGCGGCAACCTTAAAGTTTGTGCCAGCAATTTTCTTTGCCTCTGTTTCAATTCGGTAGGGTTGGATCTTTTGGCCTACAGCTTTGTCTGCATATTCTTCTTCTGCATCTGCGAAACCGGTCCATGTTTTTCCTTTTACGAGGAGGTCTCCATTTTTCAATTTGGTTTCCAACAGTAAAGTGGTGGAATGGCAGACAGCAGCAGACGGTTTCCCTGCTTCATAAAAAGAAGCAAATAGATTTTGTAATGCAACATTTCCTTTAAAGGTATACATAGGACCTTGTCCTCCCACTAAAAAAATCGCATCATATTCTGACGGGTTTACATCTGTAAATTTTTTAGTATTTTGTAAAAGTTCTTGGAATGATTTTTTCTGCAAGTATCCAAGTGAGATGATATCATGAGCCGAATAACCACTCTTATCTGTTGGGTCAGAATAGGCATCCATATATAGTTTGCCACCTTCCGTCGAAACAACTTCTACAGCATAACCAGCTTCTTGGAAAACAAATAAAGGATGCGTGAGTTCTGCAGCCCAAAAGCCTATAGGCCATCCTGTCTGCTGAGATACCGAAGGTGAACTCACAACCATCAGTATTTTTCCTTTCGGATTTGATCCGTGTGGATGGACATATTCGGTAATCTCTTCAACCTTTCCTGAACACGATAGAATGCTAAAAATGAAAATAGATGTTAAGATGAACTTTGTTTTCATACTTTTTCTCCTAGATACCTTTTACAGAATAATCATTCTGTAACAAGACATTCTCCAGTCAGGATCTACCGAAAAAGGATATACATCATGCTTAGGTAATATACTAACTAAACAGTAACTATATTTCTAGAAGGAAATATTATTTTGATATTTGTTCCATTTTCAAAAGTTGTTTCTAAGTTTCCATTTAATTGAGAAACAAGGTTTGATACCAATACCAGACCGATTCCAGAAGTTGATTCGGAATCTGCTCTCCAGCCAATTCCATTGTCATACACATTTAATTCATATATTTCTGCACTGATTTGCAATCGAACCTCCACGATTCCCTCCTGTTCAGGAGCAAAGGCATGTTGGAAAGAATTACAAATTAACTCATTTAAGATTAGGCCGAGAATAATGGCTCTATCCAAATCAATCGTTAAATCAGCATCAACATCCATATGCAAAGAAATAATGTTTTGTTGGAACATAAATGTCATTTTTAATTGTTCAAGTATAGATTCAATGATTGGTCTTAAATGGCATCGCAGAATGTCTTTGGATTGGTAAACAAGGCGATGTACGGAGGCGATCGTAAAAATTCTGTTATAGATAAATTCAAATGCTTTGATAATTTTTTGATCCTGGATAGAATTTTTTTGAAGAGTGATTAAGCCGGAAATCATCTGAAGGTTGTTATTGACTCTATGGTGAATTTCCATTAAAAGTTTTGTTTTGATTTCAAGACCTTCTTGGATTAGCTTTTCATGTTGAATCCTTTCCGATTGAATTCGATTCATAGTTTGGATATATAAAAACACTAAAAAGAATAACGTATGTAGATCTTTAAAAAAACCCTCGTATTCGTCTAAAAAATTCCAAAGAAAACCATGTTCAAATATATTCGATATAAATACGAATGTTATCGAAAATGTATAGGCGGACAGAATAACGAAATCAACATTCTGTAGTTTTTTTTGAAAGATATAGGAAACTATTTCAATGAGAGCTAAAGTACAAAAAACGAGCCCAATCAAATCTATTATGGAAATCTCATTAATTTGGAAGGTTTGCACTGAGAATTTCCCTTTTAATGCTTAGATACAAAGAAACAACCGATAACATTAAGAAAAGATGTTCAGCAACGTTGAACAGGTCGTGGAAAAAAAATCCTTCTGTAACAGTACAAATTGTACTTAAAAAAACAAAGAAGAAACTTAAGAGGAAAAATTTAAATTTAGGGAAGTATTTTCGCTTTAAAAATCGAAATAAGATAAGTGAACCTATAAAGCTGAAAAATAAATTCAATATTTCACTGATTTCAATATTTTGCACCACGAGAATCTTTCTAAACTTCAAAAAGGAATTTTGAAAGCATAAAATAAGAAATAAATTGATTCTAGTTCTTTAAATAGAGACTGAGGTATGCAATGGTAGCTTTTTTACTTTCTTGCACGAGCTCAGGGGTAAAATCTCCAAAATTTCTTTGGGCAAACTTTAAAAGTGCATCGGCGATTGTGAAAGCAAATCCAAAGATTTGTTCCCAATTCTCTCCTTTTGGCAATGAAAAGCGATCTTGAATCCCTTTTAAAGCTAGTTTGGAAAGTTTTGCATCTAGTTCTCTTCCGACTGTTCTAATCTCAGGATTTGTTACTCGGTATTCATAGATCAATCGAGGAAAGGCTGGTTCTGACTTTGTCACCTCCACAGCTACATCTATAAACCTTTCAATGAACTCCTTCCAAGAGATAAGCTTTTCCTCTTGCAAGGCTTCGAATCGCTCAATGATGGTTTCCGCATGTAGAAGTCGGATGCCATGAAAGATGGCTTCGATATTTGGAAAAAAATGGTAGGCAGATGCTCTCGGTATGTTTGCCAATTTACAGATTTCAATGAATTTAATCTCTTCCGGGGGACGGGAGCGTAAGGCTTCCAAAGTCACTGTTAATAATTTTGTCCTTCTGTTTCGGCCTTGTTTGCTAGTGAATTTGAATTGGCGAGGCGAAAGGTCGGGTGATAAGGAGGCATCTACAATTCGATTCATACAGCGAATGTGGCATGAATCGAACAAAAGTCAATCCAGATGTCCTTACCAAATGAAGGACATTCTTAGTTGAATCAGTTAATTGAGAACGAATGAGTTGCTTAGCCCTTGGTACGAACTGATGGCACCAGTCCAACCCGATTTCCAATGTCCCCTATGACGAATGCGGTATGTCCCCTTCGGAAACGATTGTGTATCCCACTTGATGGTTATCTTTGAGTAGGCGATTCCATCACGTTTCCAATGATAAGTTGTAGAAGGATCAAAATCACGTGCAACCACTTTCCAATTGCTACCAGTCCACTGTTCCACATCCAAATAAGAGCTCCCAATTAAGGCATTGTTTTTTGGATGGGCTCCCCAAAAAACTACGGAAACAGGTGCACCTACTGCATAAGTAGCCGCCGGTTGTGTTTCTACGGATCCAAAACTTTTGAACCAAGGCACATCATCAAAAACCACACCTGTTTGGAAGGTCGCTTGGAACTTACTCAAATCTGGTGGAATGGGTCCTGTCGAGACATTCGAGCCATTCTTCAATGATATGGCAAGTTTCGAAAACTCTTGTTCATACGCTAACAAAGTGTTCGGTCCAAATTGGGTCGAGGCACCTTCGTATTGTTGAGAAGAGTACTCTTCTTTTGTTGTCACATAGGATGTGTATGTATTTGCTAAAGAGGAAAGAACAATATAGTCAGTTTGGAGAATATTTTTCACGATAGCGCGAAGCCTTCGTCCCGCCATTGTTGAGACCTCTGCTGGCACAGCAACAATCGCCAAATTTCCAATTTTGAAAATTTGTAATGGGACAATCGGAGGAGTCCAAGGATTTCCATCAAAACTTGCAACACCGGTAGGAATTAAGACAGGTTTCTCTTCATGGCATAGTTTGTATGCCTCGCTTACCGAAGAAGGCCAAAAAACACCCAATACGCCACCAAAAAAGCTAGAAATAAATGTCTCACGTGCATTGTCATTCCAATCCAATGAGTTAACTGTGACTCCTTCGTTAAAAAAATCAACGATTACTGAATTGTCTTCCGTACTGCCTGCAGCAAAGGAAGCGCCCATTCCAGCAGGACATGTTGCCTTACCCACGCTACTCACAAATAAGTTTGAGAAGTTAACGTAAGTATGACGAAAATCGACAGAACCTAAAATTGGGGTCGTTGCATTTTGGTATAGGCTTTGCGCTCTTTGCAATTGGCGATCAGCAATTAGGTTTTGTCTCGGGTAGTCATTGATACCATCTGCTGGTCCCCAAAGATTAGGGGTAACATCCCCTGCATTTGATTGGGCAAATGCAGCAACAAAAGTAGAGGTAGCAGAATAATTTGTACTTTTACTTTTTTCGAAGAGATAAGATGCTAAGCCTTTATGGTCGCCACCAATTAACTTATTCGTAGGGCCTATACTTGTTGGGTGAACTGCAAACCAGTTGATTGTCCCTAATTCGCGACCATCTTCAGCCACAAATTTCAAAAGAGTCATTTTGGTATCTACGCTTGAATTATAAAAGTTCCGCTCTGAGATTGGGTTTTTTTCATATGCGACAATTGAGCGATTCATACTTGCATTAGTTAAATCACCTTCGTTGATCAAAATTTTTCCAGGAACTAAATTTTGATGCGCACGTTTGATAGATTGATAAATACCATCTACAATAATATCGTAATTTTCTTTTATGAATCCTGCCGTCGTAGCATTGTAGAGAAAATAATGGGAAGAACCTCCTGGACCGCTATGGGTGTGGGTTGCAGAGATCAAAACATTACGATCGTTGTAGTATGGCGCCAAATTCGGATCAGATGCTATTTTTTTTGATACACCTTGTTTGACTGACTGAAAGACTTGTCCTAAATCTGCGCTGACAAATACAACACGCTGTTGTGAATTGCCAACGATAAAAGCCCTAGACCAAAGTCGCATATATATTCCTTCTGTTTTTTGGTCAGGGTCTGCAAATCCCATCATGCCCACTTCAGCAGCAGGACCTGTGATATCAAAGATTCCAGCACCGACAAGATAAGGAGAATTTCCTAAGCTAGGACTCTCCGTAGATCTGACAGAGCTTTCAGTCCATTCATCATTCGAAACAATATTTGCATTTGAATTTTCAATTCCCACCAAACTTAAAATAGGTGCTGAATTTGTTTCTTTTTTTCCGCATGTGAACAGACTTAAGCAGAGAACTAAAAATCCCAGCCGACAGAAGTCTTGTTTGAATTTCTCTATCATACTATTTTCCCCTTTTCCCTCCGCTTGAGAATTTTATGTCTAAATGAAGGAAACGGCTAGAGCTTTCCCGTAGTGAAAATATTGACAAGCAAATTTATCGACTTCTGTCGAGTTTTTATTGAACGCCGTTTATTAATTTAGAAAAAAATAATCGACAAATGCCGAATATTTTCCCGTGTTTGGAGCTTCCTTGGGAAATTGGATTCATTTTCTTGATTTTCCGAAGGAAAAAGCACAAAATTTGAGGTGAATTGACATGGCTTTAATTTTTTTCCGAAGGAAACTTGCGTTTTTTCTCGGCTTTCTACTATTTTTTTCCTGCCAAGCGAATCGAAGTCCCGCTCCCTTCCTTGGTCTCATAGAGGGTACTCAAACAACGATCGATCTCAACTCTGCCGAGAACGCTAACCATCGGTCGACCGCCGGCTCAATCTTTCATGAGCTACCAAATGGAAACAGTTTGGCGGAAAGAGAGGTTTTTGATACGGCGAAATCCTATCTCCAGACAAATGATAGGATCTTTGTAGATGGAACTGGCAGAGAATTTCTATTCAGAGGGTTTAACATATCTGGAAATGTCAAATTGGCTCAACATGGTTATAAACCTTTTGCAAATGAATCGGACGCTGAGTTAGCTTTTCAAAGATTAGGCAAGACGACAGGTTCAAATATCATCCGTTACACGATAGCCTGGGAGGGAGTTCATCCCGCAGTAGACACTATTGATTATAATTATCTAGATTCAGTAGTATCTCAATTAAAAAAAGCGATTAACAATCGATTCTATATACTTCTCGATTATCACCAAGATCTATTCTCTCGGCATTTATTTAACAAAGATTCGTGGCATACAGGTAATGGTGCGCCCAAATGGATTACACAAGGTGGGACTTATCCAAAGGAGTATTGCGGAATTGTATGTGCCAACTGGAGTCAGAATGCATTAACAAATGAGGCAATCAGAAGGGCATTCCGAAATTTTTGGAACAATGCACCGCTTAGTACGCAAGCTGGAACAAGACGTATGCAAGACGAGTTTATATGGCAAATTGGAAAATCTGTATCCTACATAAAATCAAAGTTAAGTGATGAAGAGTTTTCCTTTGTATTGGGTTTAGATCCAATCAATGAACCTGTTGATGGAGGTATGGAAGGATTAACGCCTGCACAGTGGGACAATCAAAAATTATGGCCACTCTACCAAAAATTGCGAATCAGCTTAGATCAAAATGGGTGGCAAAATAAGAAGATCTTTGCAGAACCTCTTGTTTACTGGAATACAAATATTGGCCAAGCGATAACTCCTGCGACTGGAGGAGGGTATTTAGAATATCCTCCAGGGCAGAAATTTGTTTTTAACTCGCATTTTTATGATGCCGCTAGGATGGGTATCGATCTAACAGGAATTGACAATGCAACTTATTTCCGTTATCTGGATGATATACGCAAAGAATCCCGATTTATGCAAATTCCTGCTTTTTTGAGTGAGTTTGGAATGTGGCTGAAAGGAACGGGCGCAAAAGATACAGCGAGAATGATCAATGCCGTATACCAAGCTTTAGAAGTTTCAGACATAGGCGAAAATCCAAAATCAAGGTTTGTTGATTTTTATTCGAACCCTGTTTCGGCAACACAATGGCACTGGGATTTTTATTATGATAAACATTCAGAATATATGAATGGGAATCCCTCGAAGCTCATCACAGGTAAGGATGCTTGGAACGGAGAGGACTTTTCAGTTGTTGGAAATTATGGAACAGAGTTTAACTTGGATAAGTATGTCATCCAAAGAGCATATGTAAGAAAGTCGCAAGGAAGAATAATGAGCACCTATTATAATGCAGTAGGGTCCGATTCCTGGAATAAAGTTTTTTCTTGGGGAGCAATTAAACCTGGCAATTCAGAGAGCCAATATTTTGGAGACCGTAGATTTTTGATCATTATTTGGAGAGGTAGAAATTCCAGTTTACCTACCGAAGTTTACCTTCCACCTCATATAAATCCAAACCAACTGATTCTACTTACGGAGAACCAGGTATATAATAAAACACTTGGTTCAACCATACAACAAAAGGTGGATGAAGCTATATGGTCAGTTGAACCAAATCGTGTTGCCGACTCTGGAAATTTAGTATTTATCTGGGATGACCCAAATGAACTTGAAACAGGAGATTCTATCCATTATGCCTTGTTAGTGGATGGAAATGGACTGAACCTCTCAGATGCTCAATTAAGTACCTTGCAGACTAAATTAACACAAAGAATCATTTTAGAAAAAAAGAGTCCCGTCTATTTGATCGGAAAAATGACTCCCTCTGGATATCCTGCACAGTAATCTGGTGCCCTATATCTTGATAAAAGGTATAGGGCTCTGAAGATTAAAACACATGGCTAAAATTTACAAATAGCTGCTCATCTTCACGGGATTTGGCATAATCAATCATAATGATAGTTGCTTGGTTCCATGCAATTCTAAGCCCAAGCCCTTGTGAGTAAAAATAATTTTTTAGATTAAGCTTATGCTCATCATCCCAAACTCTTCCATAATCTAAAAATGGAACCAAATTAAACGTAAAAAACTCGGAACCTAACTTTGCTTCGGCGAATTTCCAGCGGATTTCTGTATTGCCCCATCCCATAGTCCGACCTACAAAACGATCCTGTTTGTATCCTCGTAAAGTCCGAAGTCCTCCCAGACCTCCAACCAAACCTTCTGTTCCCCAGAGATTGCGGTATTCGAAGAAGGGAGCCTCACCATCTGTTAGACCCAATCCAAATCGATTGGCTACGACTAACTTATCAAAGATCTTAGGGAAAGGACTCCAGAAATGTTTGATTTGTGCAAAGTATTTGTTGAATTCGAAATCGGAACCTAAGGTTCTCGCATGTTTTTCATACGTCACTTCAGCAAAAATTCCGGAATTAGGATCTGGCTCAAAATCTCTTGTATCATACACAAATCCCAATCGAAGAGAGTTAACATATCCACCGTGGTAACCTAAAATTTTCCCGGCCTCATTATCTTCTGTGAGCCTTGTTTTCGCGTTTGGAACATCGGCTGTCAGTTGGTCATACAGGGGATCTGTGCCGCGAACCTTTCTCCCATCGTAAGTTCGAATGATATTGTCTGAAATTTTCAGTCCTGCTACTAGACGGACAGTCCCTCCTACATATGACCGTTCTCCACTAACAGTAGCCATCGGAGTTTCAATCGTATAACGATTGTACATACGGTCAGTTGTAACAAAACCTGGGCCTGATTGTAGACCAGTAAGAGTTTGTCCTCCAAAATAAATGGGATCAGCTGAGGTACCAGGTCTGTAATAGGTTAAATTTGTTTCCTGGTCAATGTACTTGGAATTTGAGAATTTTCTTCCATCAGGTTGATTTCTATCAAGATAACTCAAGGGAGACATACTATTCTCCCCAATTCCGAAGTACAATGTAGTCGGAGTAATGGTCAAAAAAGCATCTGCTCTGAGTCTCCATTGCGTATCTGCTACAAATGGCATATCCAAACTAATCTGGTGGTATTGTGCATTTTTGTTTGTGTTGAAGTATTGTCCAAATAGACGAGTGCGATACGGAGTAAAGAAGTACAAACCGTCCGTTTTGGGTCCGTTATTGTACAAATAAGCACGTGCTCCATATCCTATGCCTTCATTTGGGTCAGAATTTACCAATGGGAGACCAGTGAGGTAATACCCTTCCTTTTTATCTTCGATGTCCTTTTTGCAAAGTTGTTTGGAGGGATCCATGGGGAAGGGGAGGAATTTGGGAGGTGGGTCTTTTTCACATCCAGATTGGGGAGAGAATTCCTGTGCTTGTAGCGATTGTATGAATAAGGTAATAGAAAAAAATACAAAAGTAAAAAGAGTTCGGAATGTACGTTTCCTTTGGCGTCGCATAGGCTCTCAGGAAACTAAGTCGGGACAAAAAGTCGTCAAGCCAAAAATGAGCAGTCACTCATTTTTTTAGGTGCGTTCCATCACGATTAAAGTGGAATCATCGTCTACTGCTTCCTTTTTGGTGAATTCGAATCTTTCTTTCCAAAGCCTATCAATCATCTCTTTTGGGGACAAAGAATAAGACTTTTGTACTGATTGTATCCATCTTTCTTCACCATACATTTCAGATCCTTGATTGAAATCTTCATAGACTCCGTCACTGAATAGGCAGACTTTATCTCCTTTTGCAAAGGCTCTTGTTTCCTCCTGAAAGGTTTCGTTACTTGCCCATCCAATGATTCTTCCCTTTGGTTTGATGCTTTCTACTTTGGAATTTCTAATCAAAAATTGAGCAGGGTGGCCAGCGGAAACGAAACTAATCCGATTTTCTGTCAGGTCAATTTCAACTAAAATAGCAGAGAATAACATTCTTACGCTCAAATACCTTTGCACAAACAGTTGATTGATTTGGAACATGATATCTGAAATTGACTGACTTCGGGATAAAAAACGATCACATTCACTTTTCATGATCATCGTTACCATCGCTGCTTGTACACCATGTCCGGTCGCATCAGCTAGAAAGACACGGTACTTATCATCAGAGATCCTCCGATAATCAAAAAAGTCTCCACCGACTTCAGCCTGCGGAAGGTAGAGGTAATCAAAGAGTAAACCAGTATACTCTTTGTTTTGTGTCATGATAAGGGATTCTTGCAATTTCTTAGCAAGGTTTAGATCAGCATGGATTAGATTTAAAGAGTCATTCAATTGTTCTGTTCTTTCAGCAACTTTTAGCTCTAAAGATTCTGATAAATCTTCGGAGACTTGCAATGCTCTATTGAATTTGATCGAAAGAAAGTATGCTTGGCTAAAGATATAAAAAATAAACCCTAAATGACTGATGTAGTTTGTTCTAAAGATTTGATTGTAGGCTAACATATCAAAAGCAGAAGTGATCAAAAAGAGTGTCCATCCCGTTAGGAAAATCCTCGCACCAGGCATTTGAATAAATACAGCTTTGATTAGGACGAGGAAAAAATAAACTCCTGACAAAAAAGAGCCAACAAGTAATAAGTTAAAAATCCATTCTATCTTAAAAATGAAATAGGATAATGAGAAGAAACTGAAAAATAGATAAATGCTTTGGTGAATCTTCTTTCGAAATAGATGTGTAAAGTTAAAATAAAATAAACTAGCAAGGATGGGGGTCAAAACCATAAAGGAACCCACATCTAAGTACCACTCCAAGGTGACTGGAAAATTTGGAATTAATTTCAAAAGATAATGTTCTTCAGTGACTAAAATTCTAGAAAACATGACAGCGCAAAAAATAGCGAATATTAGGCTACCCAGTTCTTTTTTTCTTTGGAGAAATAATACCAAATGGTAAAGAAACATGATACCAAGGATACCTAGAGAAACAAAGTCTGTAAAATGTTGTCTCGATTGGAGGCTGAGGATACTCTCTGATGTGCCAAAAAGAATCGACTTTCTTGGTCCTGGTTTGATTTCATCTTTGTTTGCCACCTCTATGGCGATTTCAAATTCATTTTTATCGATAGCGAAGAATAGAGTAGGACGAACGAGAGATCTTGTTGTATCATTTAGATCTTCCCCATAACGCCCGTTTTCATGGACCAAAATACCATCAACATATAAGCGGTAAGCTTGTGGGAACTCAAAAACTTTGATTCCATAGATACCTGTCTTTGGAAGGGAGTGGAGCTGTAAGGAGTAGAGCGCTCGTCCCGCCAAAGGGTAACGTTCCGTCCAGGTTCCAGGAACAAACATATAACTCAGGCTCTCTGTCTCTTGGGTAGAGAGTTTTGAATTCCAGCGAAAGATCCATTCACCATCTAGCGATACCAGGGAATTTAAATCGAATTGTGATAGGTCAAAACGTCCACGAACAGCCTTTGCCTGCTGGAATTCTGACTCCGCATGACAGGAGCAGATAAGGGTAAGGCATAGGAAAAAAAGCCATTTCATAGGCAAAGACTCTACACGATCTCTCAGTTCTTTGGAAAGAAAAAAATTTATGCATAAATTTTTGAATTTCGATTAAAAATGAGTTCTTAAAAACCAGACAGCGGAAT harbors:
- a CDS encoding neutral/alkaline ceramidase, coding for MIEKFKQDFCRLGFLVLCLSLFTCGKKETNSAPILSLVGIENSNANIVSNDEWTESSVRSTESPSLGNSPYLVGAGIFDITGPAAEVGMMGFADPDQKTEGIYMRLWSRAFIVGNSQQRVVFVSADLGQVFQSVKQGVSKKIASDPNLAPYYNDRNVLISATHTHSGPGGSSHYFLYNATTAGFIKENYDIIVDGIYQSIKRAHQNLVPGKILINEGDLTNASMNRSIVAYEKNPISERNFYNSSVDTKMTLLKFVAEDGRELGTINWFAVHPTSIGPTNKLIGGDHKGLASYLFEKSKSTNYSATSTFVAAFAQSNAGDVTPNLWGPADGINDYPRQNLIADRQLQRAQSLYQNATTPILGSVDFRHTYVNFSNLFVSSVGKATCPAGMGASFAAGSTEDNSVIVDFFNEGVTVNSLDWNDNARETFISSFFGGVLGVFWPSSVSEAYKLCHEEKPVLIPTGVASFDGNPWTPPIVPLQIFKIGNLAIVAVPAEVSTMAGRRLRAIVKNILQTDYIVLSSLANTYTSYVTTKEEYSSQQYEGASTQFGPNTLLAYEQEFSKLAISLKNGSNVSTGPIPPDLSKFQATFQTGVVFDDVPWFKSFGSVETQPAATYAVGAPVSVVFWGAHPKNNALIGSSYLDVEQWTGSNWKVVARDFDPSTTYHWKRDGIAYSKITIKWDTQSFPKGTYRIRHRGHWKSGWTGAISSYQGLSNSFVLN
- a CDS encoding cellulase family glycosylhydrolase; this translates as MALIFFRRKLAFFLGFLLFFSCQANRSPAPFLGLIEGTQTTIDLNSAENANHRSTAGSIFHELPNGNSLAEREVFDTAKSYLQTNDRIFVDGTGREFLFRGFNISGNVKLAQHGYKPFANESDAELAFQRLGKTTGSNIIRYTIAWEGVHPAVDTIDYNYLDSVVSQLKKAINNRFYILLDYHQDLFSRHLFNKDSWHTGNGAPKWITQGGTYPKEYCGIVCANWSQNALTNEAIRRAFRNFWNNAPLSTQAGTRRMQDEFIWQIGKSVSYIKSKLSDEEFSFVLGLDPINEPVDGGMEGLTPAQWDNQKLWPLYQKLRISLDQNGWQNKKIFAEPLVYWNTNIGQAITPATGGGYLEYPPGQKFVFNSHFYDAARMGIDLTGIDNATYFRYLDDIRKESRFMQIPAFLSEFGMWLKGTGAKDTARMINAVYQALEVSDIGENPKSRFVDFYSNPVSATQWHWDFYYDKHSEYMNGNPSKLITGKDAWNGEDFSVVGNYGTEFNLDKYVIQRAYVRKSQGRIMSTYYNAVGSDSWNKVFSWGAIKPGNSESQYFGDRRFLIIIWRGRNSSLPTEVYLPPHINPNQLILLTENQVYNKTLGSTIQQKVDEAIWSVEPNRVADSGNLVFIWDDPNELETGDSIHYALLVDGNGLNLSDAQLSTLQTKLTQRIILEKKSPVYLIGKMTPSGYPAQ
- the omp85 gene encoding Omp85 family outer membrane protein, producing the protein MRRQRKRTFRTLFTFVFFSITLFIQSLQAQEFSPQSGCEKDPPPKFLPFPMDPSKQLCKKDIEDKKEGYYLTGLPLVNSDPNEGIGYGARAYLYNNGPKTDGLYFFTPYRTRLFGQYFNTNKNAQYHQISLDMPFVADTQWRLRADAFLTITPTTLYFGIGENSMSPLSYLDRNQPDGRKFSNSKYIDQETNLTYYRPGTSADPIYFGGQTLTGLQSGPGFVTTDRMYNRYTIETPMATVSGERSYVGGTVRLVAGLKISDNIIRTYDGRKVRGTDPLYDQLTADVPNAKTRLTEDNEAGKILGYHGGYVNSLRLGFVYDTRDFEPDPNSGIFAEVTYEKHARTLGSDFEFNKYFAQIKHFWSPFPKIFDKLVVANRFGLGLTDGEAPFFEYRNLWGTEGLVGGLGGLRTLRGYKQDRFVGRTMGWGNTEIRWKFAEAKLGSEFFTFNLVPFLDYGRVWDDEHKLNLKNYFYSQGLGLRIAWNQATIIMIDYAKSREDEQLFVNFSHVF